The Doryrhamphus excisus isolate RoL2022-K1 chromosome 1, RoL_Dexc_1.0, whole genome shotgun sequence genome includes a window with the following:
- the ppp4r4 gene encoding serine/threonine-protein phosphatase 4 regulatory subunit 4 — MTACQSGLVSRPLEDIHVQELALIERPNRRSVKTAEEISQLTVDEDLNDIDRAVYLLSAGQEVQRASVIANLPSLIRQNPAETFHWVVPKVREVLSGAGAEIQLAAAVSFLTVLQDDTVLIHTHTYSILKTVLLHLNHRDAVVSNAWLETLLCAIDVLPKETIKQEVLRPLVFQPLPSHSLHARLAHCRILGKVCCKLETHIVKKELMPLARSLCQDPEFEVRACMCRQLESIAMASGVDETSRELLPDLVDLARDEHSSVRLAALDAIINLMEKIDSENRLRVVVPLVMSVFQAGDGILASLSFHFGKICSQLAGCLSDEQKVHLLETFMSLCVVGVNSEKTENVDDQTTLIRCNCCYNLPTMLAFAESTHFLSDLYLSFSSLCCDPEVSVRRSAAASFHQVVKLLHSNVPLVHKELMILLKDDALEVLDALMNHLEETLEVVLFRGEKLTQDKKGSFQSSELLSALLSAEEKVGGSLRWRLHEKLLQRYGILAKLLPGEPLHQSLSPRIFAILTSNKVLPVQREAARMFCTFLRYNRKQEHRRKMMEWLIQALAQGRSYWNRLRFLDVCEKANEIFSRKYFNRHFLIPALELVHDPVANVRYKLCQMLPRLRASLRLPADKHLFLQLDFCVQKLLCTEKDKDVVMAVHKVVLDLDKMDLTEPFQRRKDNDVLDQKKETEETLLLEMEQLEHQQSEAKSNSVKQSERRRSDRNPSLSTTKSKSLSLSMSSSGKETSQVKLSRSRSLSSQPSVCKPDASQQTLNRKDLSGSSGSRNSSMLHSKDDFSRTTHFESPPTSYRPVLICSNSDMSASEGQTTTTLDQRDDKTINKDHWNYRTDKRTSNVDRGNSPIEPRTITVVQRINAVDRRTNTLGQRKPRTSALDHRDDSSTRIDPGDHRNSFLYQRSKSIDQHSTALEVSKSRKLLMKSNSFNVQSGGR, encoded by the exons ATGACGGCCTGCCAGTCCGGACTCGTGAGCAGACCGCTGGAGGACATACACGTGCAGGAGCTCGCGCTCATCGAGAGACCAAACCGCCGAAGTGTGAAG ACCGCAGAGGAAATCAGTCAGCTGACGGTGGATGAAGACCTCAATGATATCGACAGAGCCGTCTACCTGCTCAG TGCGGGTCAGGAGGTACAGAGAGCGAGCGTCATCGCTAACCTGCCAAGTCTGATCCGTCAGAATCCAGCAGAGACGTTCCATTGGGTTGTACCAAAGGTTCGG GAGGTCCTCAGTGGAGCCGGAGCTGAAATCCAACTGGCAGCTGCGGTGTCATTTCTGACCGTCCTGCAGGACGACACCGTCCTGATCCACACCCACACCTACTCGATCCTGAAGACAGTCCTGCTCCACCTAAACCACCGAGATGCAG TGGTGAGCAACGCCTGGCTGGAGACTCTGTTGTGTGCCATTGATGTTCTACCAAAAGAGACAATCAAACAGGAG GTGCTGAGACCTCTCGTCTTCCAACCTCTACCTTCTCATTCTCTTCACGCTCGTCTGGCCCACTGTCGCATTTTGGGCAAAGTCTGCTGTAAACTGGAGACTCACAT AGTGAAGAAAGAGCTTATGCCATTGGCTCGTTCTTTGTGTCAGGATCCGGAATTTGAGGTTCGAGCATGCATGTGCCGCCAGTTGGAGAGCATCGCCATGGCGTCGGG TGTGGACGAGACCAGCAGGGAGCTTCTGCCTGACTTGGTTGACTTGGCGAGAGATGAGCACAGCAGCGTGCGTCTCGCAGCGTTGGACGCCATCATCAACCTGATGGAGAAGATCGACAGTG agaACAGACTCCGCGTTGTGGTTCCCTTGGTGATGTCGGTATTCCAGGCAGGTGACGGCATCTTGGCATCCTTGTCGTTCCATTTTGGGAAAATCTGCAGTCAACTTGCAG GTTGTCTGTCGGATGAGCAGAAAGTCCACTTATTGGAGACGTTCATGTCACTCTGTGTTGTTGGCGTCAACagtgaaaaaacagaaaacgtTGACGACCAGACAACCCTGATTCGGTGCAACTGCTGCTACAACCTACCG ACCATGTTGGCATTTGCCGAGTccacccacttcctgtccgactTGTACCTGTCGTTTTCAAGTCTTTGTTGTGATCCCGAAGTCAGCGTCCGGAGAAGCGCAGCCGCCAGTTTTCATCAG GTGGTGAAGCTGCTTCATTCAAATGTTCCTCTGGTCCACAAAGAGCTTATGATTCTGTTGAAGGACGACGCTCTGGAG GTGTTGGATGCTCTGATGAATCACTTGGAAGAAACTCTGGAGGTGGTTCTGTTCAGAGGAGAGAAATTGACGCAAGACAAAAAG GGTTCCTTCCAGTCTTCTGAACTGCTGTCGGCTCTGCTGTCGGCTGAGGAAAAGGTTGGAGGTTCTCTGCGCTGGAGGCTGCATGAGAAGCTGCTGCAGCGTTACGGCATTCTTGCTAAACTTCTCCCCGGCGAGCCGCTGCACCAGAGTCTGTCTCCTCGCATCTTTGCCATCCTCACTAGCAAT AAGGTGTTGCCGGTGCAGAGAGAGGCTGCTCGGATGTTCTGCACATTCCTTCGCTATAACCGTAAACAGGAACACCGCCGCAAGATGATGGAGTGGCTGATCCAAG CTCTGGCTCAGGGGCGGAGTTACTGGAATCGTCTACGGTTTCTTGATGTCTGTGAAAAGGCCAATGAGATTTTTTCTAGGAAGTACTTCAACCGACACTTCCTTATCCCAGCACTGGAACTGGTCCACGATCCTGTGGCCAACGTCAG GTACAAACTCTGCCAGATGCTGCCCAGGTTGCGGGCATCGCTACGCCTGCCGGCTGACAAGCATCTGTTTTTGCAGCTGGACTTCTGCGTCCAGAAGCTCCTCTGCACAGAGAAGGACAAAGACGTGGTCATGGCCGTTCACAAG GTTGTGTTGGACCTGGACAAAATGGACCTCACGGAACCG TTTCAGAGGAGGAAGGACAATGATGTGTTGGACCAGAAGAAAGAGACAGAAGAGACTCTGCTGCTGGAGATG GAGCAACTGGAGCACCAGCAGAGCGAAGCAAAATCTAACTCGGTCAAACAGTCAGAGAGGCGAC GAAGCGACCGAAATCCCAGTCTGTCTACGACCAAGTCCAAGTCACTGTCCTTGTCCATGTCCTCATCTG GCAAGGAAACGAGTCAAGTCAAACTGTCCCGGAGTCGTTCTCTCAGCAGTCAACCGTCCGTCTGCAAACCTGACGCATCGCAACAAACTCT GAACAGGAAAGACTTAAGTGGTTCTTCCGGGAGTCGGAATTCCTCCATGTTACACAGCAAAG ATGATTTCTCAAGAACCACCCACTTCGAGTCTCCACCCACCTCGTATAGACCGGTGCTGATCTGCAGCAACTCTGACATGTCTGCTTCAGAAGGCCAAACCACGACCACCTTAGACCAGAGAGATGACAAGACCATTAACAAGGACCACTGGAATTACAGGACGGATAAGAGAACCAGTAATGTAGACCGTGGTAACAGTCCCATTGAACCCAGAACTATTACCGTGGTCCAAAGAATAAACGCCGTGGACAGACGGACAAATACCTTAGGCCAAAGAAAACCCAGGACCAGTGCTTTGGACCACAGAGACGACAGCAGCACCAGGATAGACCCTGGAGATCACAGGAACAGCTTCTTGTACCAACGCAGTAAATCCATAGACCAGCACAGCACTGCGCTGGAGGTCAGCAAATCCAGGAAGTTGTTGAT gaagtccaactcTTTCAACGTGCAATCGGGAGGCCGATGA
- the LOC131129962 gene encoding ankyrin repeat and SOCS box protein 2-like: MAADGVPHPATLDDYSLYGNLSDDELLQLAIERSLADVHADFALDTPPNPQLPDPKTNKASDSCQISPVQKTAPHYSSPNPPSQKPPDAKTFDGTVGCFMTGSGKKMLAYRRCDGTVVHIAPEPQEEEEPLFQAIRVGDVGRVKVLITCPGSNLMLPSKPGWMAIHQAVLFDQEACLRILLSAQRGMVNKRTDRGETALLVAVGREHYQCAQFLLENGADPDMPNQDQETPLYKACEKNNPALVALLLNHGAAINTQCFQGWTALQEAACRNNVEICQMLLKGGAKHSLSNIYGITPLFTAAQSGQVDTLRLLVKHGADINSQASDGATALYEASKNVHEEIVKFLLSQKADANKAGKTGLLPLHIATQKGSDCIVSLLIPATSKARVRRCGISPLHVAAEYNRDDVLESLIQAGFDVNAQLCEQRSNLYEDRRSTALYFAVINNNIDNVRLLLESGADPNLDVFRPLMVAARQGCVETVTLLVEHGADVNACIPTHPTTFPAIYMFSMKYLPMFKYLLDNGGHALSCFQCVYGAGPHPPLQTTRSHRGHLDSPARGPPDNLGRGVQFCEMISAPSISRWAGPIIDVLLDYVGHVTLCSRLMEHLDSFEDWSIIKDKAAVPRSLLQLCRMQIVQLVGRRRLKRLPLPGGLIRFLRHQEGYGGV, from the exons ATGGCGGCAGATGGCGTCCCCCACCCGGCCACGCTGGACGATTACTCCCTGTACGGGAACCTGAGTGACGACGAGCTGCTGCAGCTGGCCATCGAGCGCAGTCTGGCCGATGTCCATGCTGACTTCGCCCTGGACACGCCCCCTAACCCGCAGCTTCCTGACCCAAAGACCAACAAGGCGAGCGACAGCTGCCAAATTTCACCTGTGCAGAAAACCGCTCCCCACTACAGCTCGCCAAACCCTCCCAGTCAAAAGCCTCCTGATGC GAAGACCTTTGATGGGACTGTCGGTTGTTTCATGACCGGTTCTGGGAAGAAGATGCTGGCTTATCGAAGGTGTGACGGCACCGTGGTCCACATCGCTCCAGAACCTCAGGA GGAGGAAGAACCTTTGTTTCAAGCCATCCGGGTCGGTGACGTGGGCCGAGTGAAAGTTCTCATCACGTGTCCTGGAAGCAACCTGATGCTCCCCAGCAAACCAGGCTGGATGGCCATCCATCAGGCTGTGTTGTTCGACCAGGAGGCCTGTCTGAGAATCCTCCTGTCGG CCCAGCGGGGGATGGTCAACAAACGCACAGACCGTGGTGAAACTGCCCTGCTGGTCGCCGTAGGCAGGGAGCATTATCAATGTGCTCAATTTCTCCTGGAGAACGGAGCTGATCCCGACATGCCCAACCAGGATCAGGAGACTCCACTGTATAAAG CCTGCGAAAAGAAcaaccctgcactggtggcgtTGCTGCTCAATCACGGTGCAGCGATCAACACTCAATGTTTTCAGGGCTGGACGGCCCTCCAGGAGGCCGCCTGCCGCAACAACGTGGAGATCTGCCAGATGCTTCTGAAGGGAGGAGCCAAACACAGTCTGAGTAATATTTACGGCATCACACCTTTGTTCACGGCTGCTCAGAGCGGGCAAGTGGACACGCTGCGCCTCCTGGTCAAACACG GTGCAGACATTAACAGTCAAGCTTCCGATGGAGCGACGGCGCTTTATGAAGCTTCTAAAAACGTACATGAGGAAATTGTGAAGTTCCTTCTTTCCCAGAAAGCAGATGCCAACAAAGCGGGAAAAACCGGACTGCTGCCGCTTCACATCGCCACCCAGAAGGGAAGTGACTG CATCGTGTCCTTGTTGATCCCGGCGACTAGCAAAGCGAGAGTCCGCCGCTGTGGGATCAGTCCGCTTCACGTAGCCGCCGAGTACAATCGTGACGACGTCTTAGAGTCATTGATCCAGGCTGGTTTTGATGTCAATGCTCAGCTTTGCGAGCAGCGTTCCAATTTGTATGAGGACCGACGTAGCACGGCGCTCTACTTTGCCgtcatcaacaacaacattgaCAACGTTCGCTTACTGCTGGAATCTGGCGCTGATCCAAACCTGGATGTGTTCAGGCCGCTCATGGTGGCGGCGAGGCAGGGCTGCGTGGAGACGGTCACGCTGCTGGTGGAACACGGTGCTGACGTCAACGCCTGCatccccacccaccccaccaccTTCCCGGCCATTTATATGTTCTCCATGAAGTATCTTCCCATGTTCAAATATCTACTGGACAACGGAGGCCACGCCCTCTCCTGTTTCCAGTGTGTGTACGGGGCCGGACCACACCCGCCGCTCCAAACCACCAGGTCTCACAGAGGTCACCTGGACAGCCCTGCGAGAGGACCCCCAGACAACCTCGGGCGAGGCGTTCAG TTCTGCGAAATGATTTCCGCCCCCAGCATCAGTCGGTGGGCGGGGCCAATCATTGACGTGCTGTTAGACTACGTCGGTCATGTGACCCTCTGCTCTCGACTAATGGAACACTTGGACAGTTTTGAAGATTGGAGCATCATTAAAGACAAAGCAG CCGTGCCACGGTCACTGCTGCAGTTGTGTCGGATGCAGATTGTACAGCTGGTTGGACGGCGGCGGCTGAAGAGGTTACCGCTTCCTGGAGGTCTGATCCGTTTCCTGCGACACCAGGAAGGTTACGGTGGCGTCTGA